A stretch of Gemmobacter fulvus DNA encodes these proteins:
- a CDS encoding queuosine precursor transporter, protein MSKSLIPGILAMAALVVASNILVQYLLGPWLTWGALTYPFAFLVTDLTNRLQGAAAARRVVIVGFVVGVICSLIGTQIMGEFGPLVTLRVALGSGTAFLCAQLTDVAVFNRLRAGSWWRAPLISTLVGATLDTMLFFTIAFSAGLSGIEPGNDVAWANELVPLLGVGPVLPLWISLGTADWLVKLALAAVALVPFRLIVGKLTTRLA, encoded by the coding sequence ATGTCCAAATCCCTGATCCCTGGCATTCTTGCCATGGCCGCGCTTGTCGTGGCCTCGAATATCCTTGTGCAATATCTGCTCGGCCCCTGGCTTACCTGGGGGGCGCTGACCTATCCCTTCGCCTTTCTCGTGACCGACCTTACCAACCGCCTGCAAGGTGCCGCCGCCGCGCGCCGCGTGGTGATCGTGGGCTTTGTGGTCGGGGTGATCTGTTCGCTGATCGGCACGCAGATCATGGGCGAATTCGGTCCGCTGGTCACCCTGCGCGTGGCGCTTGGCTCGGGCACCGCGTTCCTCTGCGCGCAACTGACCGATGTTGCAGTGTTCAACCGCCTGCGCGCCGGAAGCTGGTGGCGCGCGCCGCTGATCTCCACGCTGGTCGGGGCAACGCTCGACACCATGCTGTTCTTCACCATTGCCTTTTCGGCAGGGCTGAGCGGCATTGAGCCGGGCAATGATGTGGCTTGGGCAAATGAACTTGTGCCGCTTCTGGGCGTGGGCCCGGTGCTGCCCTTGTGGATCTCGCTCGGAACGGCCGACTGGCTGGTGAAACTTGCGCTCGCAGCTGTTGCACTTGTGCCATTCCGGCTGATTGTCGGAAAGTTGACCACACGGCTGGCGTAA
- a CDS encoding inorganic phosphate transporter: MTNPAPQNQWKTLDKDLSRLVVLEQATSFLSRPLIAIGIGLAFVAFCAIAAAVFTGGAPNSLIIVAAAAFGAYMALNIGANDVANNMGPAVGANALTMGGALVIAAVFETAGALIAGGDVVSTISGGIVAPEAVADPHTFIWTMMAALIASSLWLNLATALGAPVSTTHAIVGGVMGAGIVAAGFGAVDWGKMGQIALSWIISPVLGGVIAAAFLAFIKARINDVEDKLGAARFWVPILIGIMAGTFATYLAVKGLKKLIDISMPSAVLLGLAIGVVSVFLTRPMIRRQAAGMENRKKSLKKLFGMPLVLSAALLSFAHGANDVANAVGPLAAIVHAVADGGTAEKVQIPLWVMLIGAGGISFGLTLFGPKLIRMVGTEITKLNPMRAYCVALSAAITVIVASWLGLPVSSTHIAVGAVFGVGFFREWHAERRVRQTGIIKGKPVAPDERSRRKLVRRAHVLSIGAAWVVTVPLTALLSALIFVVLNWLA; encoded by the coding sequence ATGACAAACCCTGCCCCGCAAAATCAGTGGAAAACGCTCGACAAGGATCTTTCACGCCTTGTGGTCCTGGAACAGGCGACAAGCTTTCTGTCACGCCCGCTGATCGCCATCGGCATCGGTCTGGCGTTTGTTGCCTTCTGTGCCATTGCCGCAGCCGTCTTCACCGGCGGTGCGCCCAATTCGTTGATCATCGTCGCGGCGGCGGCCTTCGGGGCCTATATGGCGCTGAACATCGGCGCCAATGATGTGGCCAACAACATGGGCCCGGCGGTGGGGGCCAATGCCCTGACCATGGGCGGCGCGCTGGTGATCGCCGCCGTGTTTGAAACCGCAGGCGCGCTGATTGCCGGGGGCGATGTTGTATCGACCATTTCCGGCGGGATCGTCGCCCCCGAGGCGGTGGCCGATCCCCACACCTTCATCTGGACGATGATGGCGGCGCTGATCGCCTCGTCGCTCTGGCTCAATCTGGCGACGGCGCTGGGGGCTCCGGTGTCGACCACCCATGCGATTGTCGGCGGAGTGATGGGCGCGGGCATCGTGGCGGCCGGCTTCGGCGCGGTCGATTGGGGCAAGATGGGGCAGATCGCCCTCAGCTGGATCATCTCGCCGGTGCTGGGCGGGGTGATTGCCGCCGCGTTTCTGGCCTTCATCAAGGCCCGCATCAATGATGTCGAAGACAAGCTGGGCGCGGCGCGCTTCTGGGTGCCGATCCTGATCGGCATCATGGCAGGCACCTTCGCCACCTATCTTGCCGTCAAGGGTCTGAAAAAACTGATCGACATTTCCATGCCCTCGGCGGTGCTGCTCGGGCTGGCAATTGGCGTCGTGTCGGTCTTTCTCACCCGCCCGATGATCCGCCGTCAGGCAGCCGGGATGGAGAACCGCAAGAAATCGCTGAAAAAACTGTTCGGCATGCCACTGGTCCTGTCAGCCGCGCTGCTGTCCTTTGCGCATGGGGCCAATGATGTGGCCAATGCGGTGGGGCCATTGGCAGCGATTGTTCATGCCGTGGCCGATGGCGGCACCGCCGAAAAGGTGCAGATCCCGCTGTGGGTGATGCTGATCGGCGCGGGCGGCATCTCGTTCGGCCTGACCCTGTTCGGGCCGAAACTGATCCGCATGGTCGGCACCGAAATCACCAAGCTGAACCCGATGCGCGCCTATTGCGTGGCGCTATCGGCAGCGATCACCGTGATCGTGGCCAGCTGGCTGGGCCTGCCGGTCAGCTCCACCCATATCGCCGTGGGTGCGGTGTTTGGCGTTGGTTTCTTTCGGGAATGGCACGCCGAACGGCGTGTGCGGCAGACCGGCATCATCAAGGGCAAACCCGTCGCCCCGGATGAACGGTCGCGGCGCAAACTGGTGCGGCGGGCGCATGTGCTGTCGATCGGCGCGGCCTGGGTTGTCACCGTGCCCCTGACGGCGCTGCTGTCGGCCCTGATCTTTGTCGTACTGAACTGGCTGGCCTGA
- the mepA gene encoding penicillin-insensitive murein endopeptidase, whose translation MIRKLSLVLSIGLGLALPAGADGLANQLLGAKALPSQQAPMPIGSYAKGCGAGLMELPETGPTWQAMRLSRNRNFGHPEMVGFLQALSVAATQIGWNGLYIGDISQPRGGPMTSGHASHQIGLDADIWMLPPKRLNLSRSERENISSIPVRSADQRSVTRNWTASHHALLRAAASDKRVDRIFVAAAVKIEMCKTATRKDKAWLQKIRPVAGHDTHFHVRLKCPKGATLCETQTPTVAELSNGGNGCDDTLMWWVTDYLNPPKPSKKPTEPAPRKRHPREYTMADLPNQCAAVLSAP comes from the coding sequence GGCGCTGCCTGCCGGGGCGGATGGTCTGGCCAATCAGCTGCTGGGGGCCAAGGCCCTGCCGTCGCAGCAGGCCCCGATGCCGATCGGATCCTATGCCAAGGGCTGTGGTGCCGGGTTGATGGAATTGCCGGAAACCGGGCCGACATGGCAGGCCATGCGCCTGTCGCGCAACCGTAATTTCGGCCATCCCGAAATGGTCGGCTTCCTGCAGGCGTTGTCGGTTGCCGCCACCCAGATCGGCTGGAACGGGCTTTATATCGGCGACATCAGCCAGCCGCGCGGGGGGCCGATGACCTCGGGCCATGCCAGCCATCAGATCGGGCTGGATGCCGATATCTGGATGTTGCCGCCCAAACGACTGAACCTGTCGCGGTCTGAACGGGAAAACATCAGCTCGATCCCGGTGCGGTCGGCGGATCAGCGCAGCGTCACCCGCAACTGGACGGCCTCGCATCACGCGCTGCTGCGCGCCGCGGCCTCGGACAAACGTGTGGACCGCATCTTTGTCGCCGCCGCCGTCAAGATCGAGATGTGCAAGACCGCCACCCGCAAAGACAAGGCGTGGCTGCAAAAGATCCGCCCCGTCGCCGGGCATGACACACATTTTCATGTGCGGCTGAAATGCCCGAAAGGGGCAACGCTCTGCGAAACCCAGACACCGACGGTGGCAGAGCTGTCGAATGGCGGCAATGGCTGCGATGACACGCTGATGTGGTGGGTCACCGATTACCTGAACCCGCCGAAGCCCAGCAAGAAGCCGACAGAACCGGCACCGCGCAAGCGCCATCCGCGCGAATACACCATGGCCGATCTGCCGAACCAATGCGCCGCCGTACTGTCTGCGCCATAA
- a CDS encoding phosphotransferase enzyme family protein: MTEAEEAAAHWGGTDLRLLRNRENAVYAMRLPDGRRAALRLHRPGYQGAAAIRSELWWCAELAGRGVAVPAPLPSTHGEMLPQLTGGRVASAIAWVEGQPFGEAGHPLPGTAAQQIARHHALGHLLATVHTVTDSLVLPHDFTRPRWDIDGLTGETPFWGRFWEHPALGPEDGRTLRRARDFLREALTDHARTAPLGPIHADVLRENILVDGEQLSLIDFDDSGIGFRLYDLGTVMSQNLYEPQRPALQQALIDGYAALRPLDSNMVPVFTLARVLASVGWAAPRLAPDDPIHRSHIARAVMWADHVMAGHA, translated from the coding sequence ATGACCGAGGCCGAAGAGGCAGCGGCCCATTGGGGCGGCACCGATCTGCGCCTGCTGCGCAACCGCGAAAATGCCGTCTATGCCATGCGCCTGCCCGATGGGCGGCGCGCGGCCCTGCGTCTACATCGCCCCGGCTATCAGGGCGCGGCGGCGATCCGGTCCGAGCTGTGGTGGTGCGCGGAACTGGCGGGCCGGGGCGTGGCGGTGCCAGCACCGCTGCCCAGCACTCATGGCGAGATGTTGCCACAACTGACGGGCGGGCGGGTCGCATCCGCCATCGCCTGGGTCGAGGGCCAGCCCTTTGGCGAGGCGGGGCACCCCCTGCCCGGCACCGCCGCCCAGCAGATTGCCCGCCATCATGCCTTGGGCCACCTGCTTGCCACCGTCCACACCGTGACCGACTCGCTGGTCTTGCCGCACGATTTCACCCGCCCGCGCTGGGACATCGACGGGCTGACCGGCGAGACGCCGTTCTGGGGCCGGTTCTGGGAACATCCCGCCCTTGGGCCGGAGGATGGCCGCACCCTGCGCCGCGCGCGCGATTTCCTGCGCGAGGCCCTGACGGATCATGCCCGCACAGCACCGCTGGGGCCGATCCATGCCGATGTCTTGCGTGAAAACATTCTGGTGGATGGGGAACAGCTGTCGCTGATTGATTTCGATGACAGCGGCATCGGCTTTCGGCTCTATGATCTGGGCACGGTGATGTCGCAGAACCTGTATGAGCCACAGCGTCCTGCCCTGCAACAGGCGCTGATCGACGGCTATGCCGCACTCCGCCCGCTCGATTCCAATATGGTGCCAGTGTTCACATTGGCGCGTGTGCTGGCATCGGTCGGCTGGGCCGCCCCCCGTCTGGCCCCGGATGATCCCATTCATCGTAGCCATATCGCCCGCGCGGTGATGTGGGCGGATCATGTGATGGCAGGCCACGCCTGA
- the arfB gene encoding alternative ribosome rescue aminoacyl-tRNA hydrolase ArfB has protein sequence MLRINDTLTIADWELSESFSRSSGPGGQNVNKVETAVELRFEAERSPHLGPAVKARLKRLAGRRWTNEGAIVIRAEETRSQARNRELAEERLIELIRAALVAPKRRIATKPTLGSQRRRLSAKTQRGEVKSLRGKIPEDGE, from the coding sequence ATGCTGCGGATCAATGACACACTCACCATTGCCGACTGGGAACTGTCCGAGAGCTTTTCGCGCTCGTCAGGGCCGGGGGGGCAGAATGTCAACAAGGTGGAAACCGCCGTTGAACTGCGGTTCGAGGCCGAACGCTCGCCGCATCTTGGCCCGGCGGTCAAGGCGCGGCTGAAGCGGCTGGCCGGGCGGCGCTGGACCAATGAGGGCGCGATTGTCATTCGGGCCGAAGAAACCCGCAGTCAGGCGCGCAACCGCGAACTGGCCGAGGAACGGCTGATCGAGCTGATCCGCGCAGCGCTGGTCGCGCCAAAGCGGCGCATCGCCACCAAACCGACGCTGGGCAGCCAGCGCCGCAGGCTCAGTGCCAAAACCCAGCGGGGCGAGGTGAAATCGCTGCGCGGCAAAATCCCGGAGGATGGCGAATGA
- a CDS encoding esterase-like activity of phytase family protein — translation MRRRTVCAIILACGLALEGSASPTLPNGYLGSFIWRSEDPRMGGMSAIELDRNGSGFTALSDRGGWTTGRLIRDDAGRITGIEAAPVRLLRGKGSAPLAAERSDSEGLAIAPDGTAYVSLEGVARVLRYERLDGPAENLPIPPEFRRLQRNSALEALAIGPDGALYTLPERSGRENRPFPVFRFRNGAWAQPFTIPRLGSFLPVGADFGPDGRLYLLERQFRGLMGFAARVRRFEIAGDSISAGEVLLETRPGQHDNLEGMAVWRDGGGDIRLTLIADDNFRFFQTTEIVEYRIPG, via the coding sequence ATGCGCCGCCGTACTGTCTGCGCCATAATTCTGGCCTGTGGGCTGGCACTGGAAGGCAGCGCCAGCCCGACCCTGCCGAACGGCTATCTGGGCAGCTTTATCTGGCGGTCGGAGGATCCGCGCATGGGCGGCATGTCGGCCATCGAGCTGGACCGCAACGGCAGTGGCTTTACCGCGCTGTCGGATCGCGGCGGCTGGACCACGGGCAGGCTGATCCGCGATGACGCAGGCCGCATCACCGGCATTGAGGCCGCGCCGGTGCGCTTGCTGCGCGGCAAGGGCAGCGCGCCACTGGCGGCAGAGAGGTCGGATAGCGAAGGTCTGGCGATTGCCCCGGATGGCACGGCTTATGTCTCGCTGGAGGGGGTGGCCCGGGTGCTCCGCTATGAGCGGTTGGACGGCCCCGCCGAAAACCTGCCGATCCCGCCCGAGTTCCGCCGCCTGCAACGCAATTCCGCGCTGGAGGCGCTGGCAATCGGTCCCGATGGCGCGCTTTATACCCTGCCCGAACGCTCTGGCCGCGAAAACCGCCCCTTCCCGGTGTTCCGCTTTCGCAATGGCGCCTGGGCCCAACCCTTCACCATTCCGCGTCTTGGCTCTTTCCTGCCTGTGGGCGCGGATTTCGGCCCCGATGGCCGCCTTTATCTGCTGGAGCGGCAGTTTCGCGGGCTGATGGGCTTTGCCGCGCGGGTGCGCCGGTTTGAGATTGCGGGTGATAGCATCAGCGCGGGCGAGGTGCTGCTGGAAACCCGGCCCGGTCAGCATGACAATCTGGAAGGCATGGCGGTCTGGCGCGATGGCGGCGGTGACATCCGCCTGACACTGATTGCCGATGACAATTTCCGCTTTTTCCAGACCACAGAAATTGTCGAATACCGTATCCCCGGTTGA